A stretch of the Hyalangium minutum genome encodes the following:
- a CDS encoding acyl-CoA thioesterase: MEHTAAKSARDSEVVMTQLILPSDANNLNSAFGGKVMEWIDICGAVAAQRHCRQVVVTASIDDLHFHSPIRVGWIAQLRARVLAAFRTSMEVGVTVHAENPLTGERSLTTSALMTFVALNQERGRVQVPPLKLETEEERLAAHEAEERRTQRISRRQEAQNWLRVMKE; encoded by the coding sequence GTGGAACACACTGCGGCCAAGAGCGCGCGCGACTCCGAAGTGGTGATGACGCAGCTGATCCTCCCGTCCGATGCCAACAACCTGAACTCGGCGTTCGGCGGCAAGGTGATGGAGTGGATCGACATCTGTGGAGCGGTGGCCGCCCAGCGCCACTGCAGGCAGGTGGTGGTGACGGCCTCCATCGATGACCTGCACTTCCACTCGCCCATCCGCGTGGGGTGGATTGCCCAGCTGCGAGCGCGGGTGCTGGCCGCCTTCCGCACCTCCATGGAGGTGGGCGTCACCGTGCACGCGGAGAACCCGCTCACCGGCGAGCGCTCGCTCACCACCAGCGCGCTGATGACGTTCGTGGCTCTGAATCAGGAACGGGGCCGGGTTCAGGTGCCTCCGCTGAAGCTGGAGACCGAGGAGGAGCGCCTCGCTGCTCACGAGGCCGAGGAGCGGCGCACCCAGCGCATCTCGCGCCGCCAGGAAGCCCAGAACTGGCTGCGCGTCATGAAGGAGTGA
- a CDS encoding PAS domain-containing protein: MAALPAASLSSSALGVNAQADDLLRQIDELTAGDMDTLPFGLIQLDRTGRILKFNQTEANLARINRDRQLGKNFFDEVAPCTKVKEFYGRFLQGLRERSLYETFGFVFKFDHGWRNVAITLFYSEKTDSVWVLISQTSVTPPPKAQR; the protein is encoded by the coding sequence GTGGCTGCTCTTCCTGCCGCTTCCCTGTCGTCGAGCGCTTTGGGCGTGAACGCCCAAGCCGATGATCTGCTCCGGCAGATTGACGAGCTGACAGCCGGGGACATGGACACGCTGCCGTTCGGGCTGATTCAGCTCGACCGCACCGGCCGCATCCTCAAGTTCAACCAGACCGAAGCGAACCTGGCGCGGATCAACCGCGACCGGCAGCTCGGCAAGAACTTCTTCGACGAAGTGGCTCCGTGCACGAAGGTGAAGGAGTTCTACGGCCGCTTCCTGCAGGGCCTGCGCGAGCGCTCGCTCTACGAGACGTTCGGCTTCGTCTTCAAGTTCGACCACGGCTGGCGCAACGTGGCCATCACCCTGTTCTACAGCGAGAAGACGGACTCGGTGTGGGTGCTCATCTCGCAGACGTCGGTGACGCCGCCGCCCAAGGCCCAGCGCTGA
- a CDS encoding deoxynucleoside kinase translates to MPRNVSRKRPTPASASPEVAAPPAAKPAPAPAPEEASAPEPKARNALRARLPKAKRFVALAGNIGAGKTTAAKLISQNFGFELFDEPVIDNRFLKDYYADMRRWSFTLQLEFLIRRVEHHELIHSVKKSCVQDRTLYEDPEIFAKYLHGLGHMTNKELDLYYEYFQRLSRNITPPDKVICFSVGSVEVLLDRIRTRGRQEERGIQSQFLLGLNGYYTSFPHVLQEKYGVDCLSIDVSTQDIRRGKGREEFLDRVSTFLA, encoded by the coding sequence ATGCCTCGCAACGTCTCGCGCAAGCGCCCCACGCCCGCCTCCGCCTCTCCTGAAGTCGCCGCTCCCCCGGCCGCGAAGCCCGCTCCTGCTCCCGCGCCCGAGGAGGCCTCCGCTCCCGAGCCCAAGGCCCGCAACGCCCTGCGCGCCCGCCTGCCCAAGGCCAAGCGCTTCGTAGCCCTGGCCGGCAACATCGGCGCAGGGAAGACCACGGCGGCCAAGCTGATCAGCCAGAACTTCGGCTTCGAGCTCTTCGACGAGCCCGTCATCGATAACCGGTTCCTCAAGGACTACTACGCGGACATGCGCCGCTGGAGCTTCACCCTCCAGCTGGAGTTCCTCATCCGCCGCGTGGAGCACCACGAGCTGATCCACTCGGTGAAGAAGAGCTGCGTGCAGGACCGCACCCTCTACGAGGATCCGGAGATCTTCGCCAAGTACCTCCACGGCCTGGGGCACATGACGAACAAGGAGCTGGACCTCTATTACGAGTACTTCCAGCGCCTGTCCCGCAACATCACCCCGCCCGACAAGGTCATCTGCTTCTCGGTGGGCTCGGTGGAGGTGCTGCTCGACCGCATCCGCACGCGCGGCCGCCAGGAGGAGCGCGGCATCCAGAGCCAGTTTCTGCTCGGGCTCAACGGCTACTACACCTCGTTCCCCCACGTGCTGCAGGAGAAGTACGGCGTGGACTGCCTCTCCATCGACGTGTCCACCCAGGACATCCGGCGCGGGAAGGGACGCGAAGAGTTCCTCGATCGCGTCTCCACCTTCCTCGCCTGA